The Ferroacidibacillus organovorans genome includes a window with the following:
- a CDS encoding GerAB/ArcD/ProY family transporter translates to MQNSSRQSTNQSQEKPREATTIQLALSIGTAIIGVGLLAFPRITVNYVMTAAPAATAIAVLIVLGIGLLVAYLGSQYPQETIFEYGDQLLGKWMGSIFHTLLSVYFLELAALATREFGEVVVTSVLQKTPVEVTVLTMLILAAVASRNHVVVVIRILTYYMPWVYFPVIAIVLLTLKGGNYLNLQPWFHIIHPFGLVKAVLTITALFQNILIAGMFTPYLVHPERAWKGILVGVGGAGTLYLILMLATLGVFGTEEIKHILWPTLDLAKTASLPVFFIERIDPIFVAVWVTAVFTGILSSYYCSIRGMAHVLHINDHRSMSIFIFPVIFVMSLLPKNIADLYTIVEIVGQFGILLTMGYPILLVIVHFVKKAFKKKKVLSHA, encoded by the coding sequence ATGCAAAACAGCAGTCGTCAGTCAACAAACCAGAGCCAGGAAAAACCGCGTGAAGCGACGACAATTCAATTGGCCTTGTCGATTGGCACGGCGATCATTGGGGTGGGCTTGTTGGCTTTTCCAAGGATTACCGTGAATTATGTCATGACGGCCGCGCCTGCGGCGACTGCGATTGCTGTGCTCATTGTCCTTGGCATTGGGCTGCTTGTCGCGTACTTGGGCAGTCAGTATCCTCAGGAGACGATATTTGAATACGGAGATCAGTTGCTTGGCAAATGGATGGGTTCGATCTTTCACACGCTGCTTAGCGTTTATTTTCTTGAACTTGCCGCGCTTGCGACACGGGAATTCGGAGAAGTCGTTGTAACGTCCGTTTTACAAAAAACACCTGTCGAAGTGACGGTTCTCACCATGCTTATTCTCGCCGCTGTCGCGTCACGCAACCATGTGGTCGTCGTCATTCGCATTCTGACATATTACATGCCTTGGGTGTATTTTCCGGTGATTGCCATCGTGCTCCTTACCCTAAAAGGTGGGAATTATCTCAACTTGCAGCCGTGGTTTCACATCATTCATCCGTTTGGCTTGGTAAAGGCTGTTTTGACAATTACTGCGCTTTTTCAAAACATTTTGATCGCTGGGATGTTTACACCTTACCTGGTCCACCCTGAGCGAGCGTGGAAAGGAATTTTGGTCGGTGTGGGTGGGGCAGGAACCCTTTATCTCATTTTAATGCTCGCAACGCTCGGCGTTTTTGGAACTGAGGAGATCAAACACATTCTGTGGCCGACGCTTGATTTGGCAAAAACGGCGTCACTTCCCGTCTTTTTTATCGAGAGAATTGATCCTATTTTTGTCGCGGTCTGGGTGACGGCTGTTTTTACGGGAATCCTTTCATCATACTACTGCTCCATTCGGGGCATGGCCCACGTCCTTCACATCAATGACCACCGAAGCATGTCGATCTTCATTTTCCCCGTGATTTTCGTGATGTCTCTCTTGCCGAAAAACATCGCAGATTTATACACGATTGTCGAGATCGTTGGCCAGTTTGGCATCCTGCTTACGATGGGTTATCCCATTCTCCTTGTCATCGTTCATTTTGTAAAGAAAGCTTTTAAAAAAAAGAAGGTTTTGAGCCATGCGTAG
- a CDS encoding spore germination protein gives MFSKWKYRKIPQPIKTNAPQDPDLDRTSNRAYTQQNRDQQKHKKPSDVFRNSTFSKELESNLGIFENALGMNMDFLIRRFKIQIGDSLLACGLVHLDGSSSKTDINDILAALMFSIDQSQQRGDSPFRVIYSQCLPYADVAIKNTPRDAADWIIAGNAILILDGYEKVIGLSTQAFKERAVEQSQTEQVIQGSREAFIESIGTNVSLIRKRMRSTDLKVHKIQIGEETATNVAFCYLDGIVNENLVSEVKRRLEAVKTDTLYGSGYLEQFIEDSPFSPFPQVQNTERPDKAVASILEGRVAILVDGSPFCLIIPAVFSQFYQTTEDYDTRFLMASLIRAIRLISLLFALIFPSVYVSLIEYNPEMIPTKFAVAVAGGRAGVPFPAIVEIFGLEIIMEILREATIRLPQQIGGALSIVGVLVIGEAAVNAGFVSPITVVVVSLTTIGSFATPAYNAAIALRMLRFPLMILAGIFGLYGVMVGIILITNHLIKLESFGVPYLSPLLPGNKFGFFDSIIRAPVWMMSKRPKQLQTGKVPRISVDQDALKNQKGRPLAPQYVDGAASFSPSKDEQDNQ, from the coding sequence GTGTTCTCCAAGTGGAAGTATCGAAAAATACCACAGCCGATAAAGACAAACGCACCTCAAGATCCTGATCTGGATCGCACTTCAAACAGGGCTTACACACAGCAAAACAGAGATCAACAAAAACACAAAAAACCGTCCGACGTCTTTCGAAACAGCACGTTTTCTAAAGAACTGGAAAGCAATCTGGGCATTTTTGAAAATGCGCTTGGAATGAACATGGATTTTCTGATTCGCAGGTTCAAAATTCAAATTGGTGATTCCCTGCTCGCCTGCGGACTTGTTCATTTGGATGGCTCTTCTTCAAAGACCGATATCAATGACATTCTGGCCGCTTTGATGTTTTCGATAGATCAGAGCCAACAGCGAGGGGATTCTCCTTTTCGCGTCATCTATTCACAGTGTTTGCCGTATGCGGATGTTGCTATCAAAAATACACCGCGTGACGCCGCAGATTGGATCATTGCAGGGAATGCCATCCTCATTCTCGACGGGTATGAAAAAGTCATTGGGCTGAGCACGCAGGCATTCAAAGAGCGCGCCGTAGAACAATCGCAAACAGAGCAAGTCATTCAGGGTTCACGGGAAGCGTTTATCGAATCGATCGGAACGAACGTCTCTTTGATTCGCAAGCGCATGCGATCGACAGATTTGAAAGTGCATAAGATTCAAATCGGGGAAGAGACGGCAACAAATGTCGCATTCTGTTATTTGGATGGCATCGTGAATGAAAACTTGGTAAGTGAGGTCAAAAGAAGGCTTGAGGCTGTCAAAACAGACACCCTCTATGGGTCGGGGTATCTTGAACAGTTTATTGAGGATAGCCCATTTTCGCCTTTTCCTCAGGTGCAAAACACAGAGCGCCCCGACAAAGCGGTCGCTTCCATCCTTGAAGGGCGTGTGGCGATCTTGGTGGATGGCTCGCCCTTTTGTCTGATCATTCCAGCGGTTTTCTCGCAGTTTTATCAGACGACGGAAGACTACGATACGCGCTTTCTCATGGCCAGTTTGATTCGCGCGATTCGTTTGATTTCACTACTCTTTGCGCTGATCTTCCCTTCGGTTTACGTCTCTTTGATTGAATACAATCCGGAGATGATCCCAACGAAATTTGCAGTCGCTGTGGCAGGCGGGCGAGCGGGTGTTCCCTTTCCCGCCATTGTGGAGATTTTTGGTCTTGAGATCATCATGGAAATCTTGCGTGAAGCGACGATTCGACTTCCGCAACAAATCGGTGGCGCACTCTCGATCGTAGGGGTTCTCGTGATTGGGGAGGCTGCTGTGAACGCTGGATTTGTCAGTCCAATCACCGTGGTCGTCGTATCGCTCACGACGATCGGTTCGTTTGCCACACCTGCCTACAACGCAGCGATTGCGCTGCGCATGTTGCGGTTTCCTCTCATGATTCTCGCGGGCATCTTCGGCCTATACGGCGTAATGGTGGGCATCATTTTAATCACCAATCATCTCATTAAATTGGAGTCTTTCGGTGTGCCTTATTTGAGTCCGCTCCTCCCCGGAAACAAGTTTGGATTTTTTGATTCCATTATCAGGGCGCCCGTGTGGATGATGTCCAAACGGCCAAAACAGTTGCAGACAGGGAAGGTGCCGCGCATCTCCGTGGATCAGGATGCGCTGAAAAATCAAAAGGGTCGACCCTTAGCGCCTCAATATGTTGATGGTGCAGCGTCTTTTTCTCCTTCGAAGGATGAACAAGACAATCAATAA
- a CDS encoding MFS transporter, with protein MNGFVQLASWMYLMNGLSNESLGSAFVALLHHYKASYTLGGQLVFLQFFGFLLGVGASSLIVRRIGYRHTLILASLCIAIAQIVTAMLPPMPILVVTCLINGFGLACTQNTIVASLMEWFAGRRAVVMSRMEVAFGAGSLIMPLAVSGFIAWHHWNLGFYLVGIISLVLCLAWMFIPLNAHHDTHVGPRDAHSAVLTVQGAGAKTLLISVFVGMIFLYVGLESCMNNFLPSIFISYIHIRASVATLTVTLFWMAMVIGRALTGRVIRSVPYSRFLLISIGATMVLFALLALIQNPWADIVFVFLLGLGMSGIFVIIMVFANHAFPGQNQRVTTLVTLFAGLGGALMPALFGWLMDHESIRVNLWNLTGFALLLFAMLIVIMRIEANRIPPVASDGPHFSS; from the coding sequence TTGAACGGATTTGTACAGTTGGCGTCGTGGATGTACCTCATGAACGGCCTCTCCAATGAGTCACTCGGCTCCGCATTCGTGGCCCTTCTTCACCACTATAAAGCATCGTATACATTGGGCGGCCAACTCGTCTTTCTGCAATTTTTCGGCTTCTTACTCGGCGTCGGAGCGTCTTCGCTCATCGTGCGGCGCATTGGCTACCGACACACGCTGATCTTGGCGAGCCTGTGCATCGCCATCGCGCAGATCGTCACGGCCATGCTCCCACCCATGCCAATCCTTGTCGTCACTTGTCTGATCAACGGTTTTGGCCTTGCCTGCACGCAAAATACGATCGTGGCATCCCTCATGGAGTGGTTTGCAGGTCGACGCGCTGTTGTCATGAGTCGGATGGAGGTGGCCTTTGGCGCAGGATCGCTCATCATGCCGCTTGCCGTCAGCGGATTCATCGCGTGGCATCACTGGAATCTCGGATTCTATCTTGTCGGGATTATCTCACTTGTGCTGTGCCTGGCCTGGATGTTCATTCCGCTCAACGCACATCATGACACGCACGTCGGTCCGCGCGACGCCCACAGTGCAGTGCTCACCGTTCAAGGAGCAGGCGCCAAAACCCTGCTCATCTCCGTGTTTGTCGGCATGATTTTTCTCTACGTCGGGCTCGAATCCTGCATGAACAACTTCCTCCCGTCGATCTTTATTTCCTACATCCACATAAGGGCAAGCGTAGCCACCTTAACGGTCACCCTTTTCTGGATGGCCATGGTCATCGGCCGCGCGCTGACCGGGCGCGTCATACGCAGTGTGCCCTACTCGCGCTTTCTTCTCATCAGCATTGGCGCCACCATGGTCTTGTTCGCACTCTTGGCGCTTATTCAAAACCCGTGGGCCGACATCGTCTTTGTCTTTCTGCTCGGTCTTGGCATGTCAGGGATTTTTGTCATCATCATGGTCTTCGCCAATCACGCTTTCCCAGGGCAAAACCAGCGCGTCACAACCCTTGTCACACTGTTTGCCGGCCTTGGCGGCGCGCTCATGCCCGCACTCTTTGGGTGGCTCATGGATCACGAATCCATTCGGGTCAATCTATGGAATCTCACAGGTTTTGCACTGCTCCTCTTTGCGATGCTCATCGTGATCATGCGCATAGAGGCAAACCGCATACCCCCTGTCGCGAGCGATGGACCTCACTTCAGTTCGTGA
- a CDS encoding HAD-IIB family hydrolase gives MIRMLVSDVDGTLWIDGSLADKDVNAMRQTFHQGIEIGLASGRMDPELQEVAKLLDIPCHRVSQNGSFVYDHTERLLASASFDLTLARQLLSFATNGSFPYTVSCTDNQIYIPPLKRTQFLRDRMFMPVHECTDMRHLFEQGILPCKFGFFGDLDTLHNLRLQLLQRFKNVLHAVIADKDCLDVIPAHVSKGVGLRSLIEHRNIRREEVVCIGDSFNDIAMFEVTPHSFAMSHSDPAVLNAARHVAASVVDVCTFVNRYNRDCTAEFTHRERNA, from the coding sequence ATGATTCGAATGCTTGTAAGTGACGTGGACGGTACGCTATGGATCGATGGTTCCCTCGCTGACAAAGACGTTAATGCAATGCGTCAAACGTTCCACCAAGGGATCGAGATCGGTCTCGCGTCTGGCCGCATGGATCCCGAACTGCAGGAGGTCGCAAAACTACTCGACATCCCTTGCCATCGTGTCAGTCAAAACGGTTCATTTGTTTATGATCACACAGAGCGTCTCCTTGCGTCTGCGAGCTTTGACCTAACGCTTGCCCGCCAACTGCTCTCCTTCGCAACGAACGGTTCATTTCCCTACACGGTCAGTTGCACGGACAATCAGATCTATATCCCTCCACTCAAACGCACACAATTTTTGCGCGATCGCATGTTCATGCCCGTTCATGAATGCACCGATATGAGGCACCTGTTTGAACAGGGGATCCTGCCATGCAAGTTCGGTTTTTTTGGGGATTTGGACACCCTTCACAACCTCCGCCTGCAACTTTTGCAGCGCTTTAAAAACGTTCTTCACGCTGTCATTGCAGATAAGGACTGTCTGGATGTGATTCCAGCCCATGTGTCAAAAGGCGTCGGCCTACGCTCGCTGATCGAGCATCGCAACATCCGCCGCGAAGAGGTGGTCTGTATCGGAGATTCGTTTAACGACATCGCCATGTTTGAGGTGACTCCGCACAGCTTTGCCATGTCTCACAGTGATCCTGCCGTCTTGAACGCGGCACGCCACGTCGCCGCTTCGGTGGTAGACGTCTGCACATTTGTGAATCGCTACAACAGGGACTGCACCGCAGAATTCACGCACAGGGAGAGAAACGCTTGA
- the metG gene encoding methionine--tRNA ligase, which yields MSKYLITSALPYINGVKHLGNLIGSLLPADAYARFLRLEGEDVLFICATDEHGTPAELSALESGFSVEDYCDAMYFKQSLVYAQFGISFDHFGRTSSPQNQALTTHFYERLNANGYLAELPLQQVFSVKDKRFLPDRYVMGTCPKCGYEAARGDQCENCTSVLDPVDLIAPRSVISGSTDLEIRATQHLFLKMDMLSDDLRKWVESHGEWSRLTRSIALKWLNEGLQERCITRDLQWGISVPRNGFEGKVFYVWFDAPIGYLGATKEWSDKDLHHRNWEDWWFNTSDVTYTQFMGKDNVPFHTVFFPAMILGTCEPWTMASQIKSFNWLTYYGGKFSTSQKRGIFLDDALNLFDADYWRYFLLANAPESTDTSFTWDLFATVLNKDLVGIFGNFINRTLKFVSAQFGNVVPSGGIPTEVEDQLEKDCQKVLSEYRNHFKNLQFRKAIQSLRALWTLGNVYLDRRAPWNLVKENRDEAAMVLRTAINLIRYFAVAAQPVIPFSTAKVFDALRLTDHERQTWINEDIDLCFFEPGRIFTVPEPLFRRIEKSELANLEQRFSGQQ from the coding sequence ATGTCAAAATATCTCATTACCAGTGCATTACCCTATATCAACGGCGTCAAACACCTTGGGAACCTCATCGGCTCATTGCTGCCAGCTGATGCGTATGCACGATTTTTAAGATTGGAAGGCGAGGACGTCTTGTTTATTTGTGCAACGGACGAACACGGGACACCCGCAGAGTTGTCAGCGCTCGAGTCTGGATTCTCTGTCGAGGACTACTGTGACGCAATGTATTTTAAACAATCCCTTGTCTACGCGCAGTTTGGCATTTCATTTGATCATTTTGGCAGAACGTCCTCACCCCAAAATCAAGCGTTAACTACTCATTTTTATGAGCGTTTGAATGCCAATGGATATCTTGCTGAGCTTCCTCTTCAACAAGTGTTCTCTGTTAAAGATAAACGCTTCTTGCCTGATCGGTACGTCATGGGAACATGTCCGAAATGTGGATATGAGGCGGCCAGGGGAGATCAATGTGAAAATTGCACTTCAGTGTTAGATCCTGTGGACCTAATTGCTCCAAGATCTGTCATCTCGGGGAGCACTGATCTTGAGATTCGAGCGACACAACACCTCTTTCTCAAGATGGATATGTTAAGTGATGATCTTAGAAAGTGGGTTGAGTCTCACGGTGAGTGGTCACGACTTACGCGGTCTATTGCCCTGAAATGGCTTAATGAAGGGTTGCAGGAACGTTGCATCACGCGGGATCTTCAGTGGGGAATCTCAGTCCCGCGTAATGGTTTCGAAGGGAAAGTATTTTATGTTTGGTTTGACGCGCCCATAGGATATCTTGGCGCAACAAAAGAATGGTCTGACAAAGATTTGCATCATCGCAATTGGGAAGATTGGTGGTTCAACACATCGGATGTGACGTATACCCAGTTCATGGGGAAAGATAATGTCCCATTTCACACCGTTTTCTTTCCAGCGATGATACTTGGAACATGTGAACCGTGGACAATGGCAAGTCAGATCAAAAGTTTTAACTGGCTGACGTATTATGGCGGTAAATTTTCAACAAGTCAAAAGCGAGGTATTTTTTTAGACGATGCACTGAACTTGTTTGATGCAGATTACTGGCGATATTTTTTGTTGGCCAACGCGCCTGAGAGTACTGACACAAGCTTTACTTGGGATCTTTTTGCAACTGTATTAAATAAGGATTTAGTAGGGATTTTCGGTAATTTTATCAATAGAACTCTGAAATTTGTGTCTGCGCAATTCGGAAATGTGGTTCCGTCGGGTGGCATTCCAACAGAAGTAGAGGATCAGCTGGAAAAGGATTGTCAGAAGGTTCTCTCGGAGTATCGCAACCATTTCAAGAATCTGCAATTTCGCAAAGCTATTCAATCTCTTCGTGCGCTCTGGACGCTCGGCAATGTGTACTTAGACAGGCGCGCACCGTGGAACCTTGTGAAGGAAAATCGTGATGAAGCTGCGATGGTTCTGAGAACTGCGATTAATCTTATACGGTATTTTGCAGTTGCAGCGCAACCTGTCATTCCATTCTCAACCGCGAAGGTTTTTGATGCTCTTCGTTTGACAGATCATGAACGCCAGACGTGGATAAACGAAGATATCGATTTGTGCTTTTTTGAACCAGGGCGCATCTTTACTGTTCCAGAACCGCTTTTCCGACGAATCGAAAAATCAGAGTTGGCAAACCTTGAGCAGCGATTTTCAGGTCAGCAATAA
- a CDS encoding Ger(x)C family spore germination protein, which translates to MRRSLRFAVLVAIGLSITPLLSGCWDRLEIEERGTILGIAIDPLEGQPVQNITGPAARGVGYKITAQIAIPGRIPLGPTSGGGGMTERPVWILSVTGKTVDDAMSRLQEDLADQIFIGQMRVIIVNEKIARTTGMHALQDYFRRNAETRRLIWMMISHGDAEEVLQASPKLERVPTLYLVGTMEHAVNLGKIPNVFLGNYWSTLASFGRDPVLPVISKVKDRINLDGLALFRGEKMVGVLNSLQVAPYMELTNQKQAGYGFSVPLPDEPNESASLKGTIRHTIIKLSMRHQKPFFDIHVIINGNIQELTSTKHQLRGSLMNKLSVASAAILQEKQVKFLKRMKKLGIDPIGFGEYVRAQYPDYWRRIGTRDRWDQIFAKDVSIHLHNTFTVVRSGLASH; encoded by the coding sequence ATGCGTAGGTCATTGCGGTTTGCGGTGCTGGTGGCGATCGGCCTGAGTATTACGCCCCTTTTAAGCGGCTGTTGGGATCGCTTGGAAATTGAAGAGCGCGGAACCATTCTCGGTATTGCCATTGACCCGTTAGAGGGGCAACCTGTGCAAAACATCACAGGTCCTGCCGCGCGCGGTGTGGGGTATAAAATTACTGCGCAAATCGCCATACCGGGACGCATTCCGCTTGGACCGACTTCCGGAGGAGGAGGTATGACGGAGAGACCCGTTTGGATTTTAAGTGTGACAGGGAAGACCGTCGATGATGCGATGAGTCGATTGCAAGAGGATTTGGCTGACCAAATCTTTATTGGGCAGATGCGGGTGATCATCGTGAATGAAAAAATAGCGCGAACAACGGGAATGCACGCGCTGCAGGATTATTTTCGGCGCAATGCGGAAACGCGCAGACTGATATGGATGATGATTAGCCATGGAGATGCAGAGGAGGTGCTGCAAGCATCTCCCAAGCTTGAGCGCGTCCCGACGCTCTATCTGGTGGGAACCATGGAACACGCTGTGAACCTCGGGAAAATTCCAAATGTGTTTTTGGGGAACTACTGGTCCACGCTGGCTTCGTTCGGACGCGATCCTGTCCTCCCCGTGATCTCAAAGGTCAAGGACCGTATCAATCTTGATGGGTTGGCCTTGTTTCGCGGTGAGAAAATGGTGGGCGTGCTCAATAGTCTGCAAGTGGCTCCGTATATGGAACTGACCAACCAAAAGCAGGCTGGATACGGATTTTCTGTTCCACTTCCCGATGAACCAAACGAAAGTGCCTCATTAAAAGGGACGATCAGGCATACGATTATAAAATTGTCCATGAGACACCAGAAACCATTTTTTGATATTCATGTCATCATCAACGGAAACATTCAAGAACTGACTTCTACGAAACATCAATTGCGCGGTTCATTGATGAATAAACTATCTGTCGCATCCGCGGCCATTTTGCAGGAGAAACAGGTTAAATTTTTAAAGCGGATGAAAAAATTGGGGATTGATCCAATCGGGTTTGGCGAGTATGTTCGCGCTCAGTATCCAGATTATTGGCGTCGTATTGGGACGAGAGATCGCTGGGATCAGATCTTTGCCAAAGATGTAAGCATCCATCTCCACAACACATTCACGGTCGTTCGCTCGGGGCTTGCGTCACATTAG
- a CDS encoding type II toxin-antitoxin system RelE/ParE family toxin: MKKLVEKPLKNLFQEAVMDILTNPYCGQIKVGDLQGFWGYDIQYKGINYEIAYVIIENDDGSPQYVVFYMAGTRENFWNEIKRYLR, encoded by the coding sequence ATCAAAAAACTAGTTGAAAAACCCTTGAAAAATCTTTTTCAGGAAGCGGTTATGGATATTCTCACTAATCCCTATTGTGGACAAATTAAAGTTGGAGATTTACAGGGTTTTTGGGGATATGACATTCAGTACAAAGGTATAAATTATGAAATTGCCTATGTCATCATAGAAAATGATGACGGTTCACCACAGTACGTTGTCTTTTATATGGCTGGAACACGCGAGAATTTTTGGAACGAAATTAAAAGATACTTACGATAG
- a CDS encoding DeoR/GlpR family DNA-binding transcription regulator — translation MQSLSQEERLVRIMSYLNQHQRVTLQTICELYDVSRDTARRDVVKLAQTTQVVRTRGGLMLPGLSKEVYGYKERLHRESSGKLEIGRTAAALVSDGEFLILDASTTVQFAAESLTARNVTVVTNAIDAASILSEKENVTVHVLGGKLNQQHRFLYGASTLEKLAEYHVDKLFLGACGITEDGLSYPHEEDGVVKRAMIRHADQVVVLADHTKFGKRLFHKISDLDAMDILITDREPSVELQRALDEAGVEVMVVEGGRS, via the coding sequence TTGCAATCACTTAGCCAAGAAGAACGTCTTGTCCGGATTATGAGCTATCTGAATCAGCACCAACGCGTGACGTTACAGACGATTTGTGAACTCTACGATGTCTCTCGCGACACAGCGCGCAGAGATGTCGTGAAGCTTGCCCAAACCACACAAGTTGTGCGAACCCGCGGCGGGCTCATGCTGCCAGGCTTATCGAAAGAGGTTTACGGCTATAAAGAGCGGCTCCATCGAGAATCGAGCGGCAAATTAGAAATTGGACGAACCGCCGCAGCGCTTGTTTCAGACGGGGAGTTTCTCATTCTGGATGCGTCGACAACGGTGCAATTCGCGGCAGAAAGCTTAACCGCTCGCAATGTGACCGTTGTGACAAACGCGATTGACGCCGCGAGCATCTTATCAGAAAAGGAAAACGTCACCGTCCACGTTTTGGGTGGAAAATTAAACCAGCAGCACCGTTTTTTATATGGCGCCTCGACGCTTGAAAAACTTGCAGAGTACCACGTCGACAAACTGTTTCTTGGAGCTTGCGGCATTACGGAGGATGGATTGTCTTATCCGCACGAAGAAGACGGAGTCGTGAAACGAGCGATGATTCGCCACGCCGATCAGGTGGTTGTCCTCGCAGACCATACTAAATTTGGGAAGCGTCTGTTCCACAAAATTTCTGATCTGGATGCGATGGATATTCTGATTACCGATCGAGAACCAAGTGTTGAGCTTCAGCGCGCACTCGATGAAGCGGGGGTTGAGGTGATGGTCGTCGAGGGAGGACGCTCATGA
- a CDS encoding NUDIX hydrolase has product MSVLPKHYVSAAVVVMNEQNEMLLIKGPRRGWEPPGGVVEVGESIRDAAIREVKEESGFDIEITSFCGIYQHLTNGVVNTLWLGKLIGGTPQTSDESLAVGFFPVDRALGMVTWSNFRERIEQTLEKREQPFFVAY; this is encoded by the coding sequence ATGTCTGTTCTGCCGAAGCACTATGTGTCAGCAGCCGTTGTCGTGATGAATGAACAGAATGAAATGTTGCTCATCAAGGGACCGCGAAGAGGTTGGGAACCACCGGGCGGTGTTGTTGAGGTGGGTGAATCGATACGCGATGCAGCCATTCGCGAGGTGAAGGAAGAGTCCGGGTTTGACATCGAAATCACATCTTTTTGCGGAATTTATCAACATTTGACGAACGGCGTAGTGAACACCTTGTGGCTTGGAAAACTGATTGGCGGGACGCCACAAACGTCAGATGAGAGCTTGGCGGTCGGCTTTTTTCCAGTGGATCGCGCACTAGGCATGGTCACATGGAGTAATTTCCGCGAGCGTATCGAACAAACGTTAGAAAAGCGTGAACAGCCTTTTTTTGTCGCGTATTGA
- a CDS encoding dipeptidase produces MENWKSFLEASQESFLADLIDFLRIPSISTQPEYQAEVKRAAEWLATRMESAGLEHVEVLATDGHPIVYGEWLHAENAPTLLLYGHYDVQPVDPLELWTTPPFAPDLREGRLFARGASDMKGNVLVMIHALEAHLRTAGSLPINLRVVIEGEEEIGSRSLPKWLAENRDKIACDIAASADSAQLALQIPTLIVGAKGMCGLQMDVKTAETDLHSGLAGGVVHNALHVASQIVASMHDEFHRVTVAGFYDDVSLPTPDERAMCARMPLREDDFRKSIGVNELISEPGFTPMESTWFRPTLEVNGMWGGFQGEGTKTIIPCVAHVKITCRLVANQQPAKIIELLKAHLARVTPSGVEVHVTPLFDMADPYLLPEDHPATKAADAALQDVMGGHPMHMRMGATVPILGMLKELLGVEVLSLGFSGIRDGMHAPNESLDLSFYRLGAHVYARLFETLATLRGGLHSSV; encoded by the coding sequence ATGGAAAATTGGAAGTCATTCCTCGAAGCCAGTCAAGAGTCGTTTCTCGCAGATTTGATAGATTTTCTCCGCATTCCAAGCATCTCAACACAACCTGAGTATCAAGCCGAGGTTAAGCGTGCAGCCGAGTGGCTCGCAACTCGCATGGAGTCAGCCGGGTTGGAGCATGTCGAAGTGCTCGCAACAGATGGGCATCCGATCGTATATGGCGAATGGCTGCATGCAGAAAACGCGCCGACGCTTTTACTCTATGGTCACTATGATGTGCAGCCGGTTGATCCACTTGAATTGTGGACGACGCCGCCGTTTGCGCCGGATCTGCGCGAGGGGCGACTCTTTGCGCGCGGCGCAAGCGATATGAAAGGCAATGTCCTGGTGATGATCCACGCGCTCGAGGCACACCTGCGCACAGCAGGGAGCCTGCCTATCAATCTGAGGGTTGTGATCGAAGGAGAAGAGGAAATTGGAAGTCGCTCACTTCCCAAGTGGCTTGCGGAAAACCGAGACAAGATCGCGTGCGACATTGCGGCGAGCGCTGACTCTGCGCAGCTCGCGCTTCAAATCCCCACGCTCATTGTGGGGGCAAAAGGAATGTGCGGCCTGCAGATGGATGTGAAGACGGCGGAGACTGACCTGCACTCTGGGCTGGCAGGGGGCGTTGTCCACAACGCGCTTCACGTCGCATCGCAGATCGTTGCGTCGATGCATGATGAGTTCCATCGCGTCACGGTGGCAGGATTCTATGATGATGTTTCGCTCCCCACGCCTGACGAGCGCGCCATGTGTGCCCGCATGCCGCTTCGCGAAGATGACTTTCGCAAATCGATCGGCGTGAACGAATTGATCAGCGAACCTGGGTTTACTCCCATGGAGTCGACGTGGTTTCGCCCGACATTAGAAGTCAATGGCATGTGGGGAGGATTTCAGGGCGAGGGTACAAAGACGATCATTCCCTGCGTCGCGCACGTCAAAATCACATGTCGACTGGTAGCTAATCAACAACCCGCCAAGATTATCGAATTGCTCAAGGCGCATCTTGCGCGTGTGACGCCATCTGGCGTGGAGGTGCATGTGACACCGTTATTTGATATGGCGGACCCTTATCTCCTGCCGGAGGATCACCCCGCGACGAAGGCGGCGGATGCTGCGCTTCAGGATGTGATGGGGGGACACCCGATGCACATGCGAATGGGTGCAACCGTGCCGATTCTTGGCATGCTCAAAGAACTGCTGGGTGTGGAAGTGTTGTCGCTTGGCTTTTCCGGGATTCGCGACGGCATGCACGCGCCAAACGAGTCACTCGATCTCTCGTTTTATCGCTTGGGGGCGCATGTTTATGCGCGACTTTTTGAAACGCTTGCGACATTGCGCGGCGGCTTGCACAGCTCAGTTTGA